The sequence ACGAGACACGATGCCAGTCCTTCAGGATCTCTCATGGATCTGGGGAGCAGATTTTCAGCACCACTGACAAAAACCAGTGgaaatattaaaacacacaaaagcaacgAGAATACTGAGTAATGAGGttaaggcaggaaaaaaaacatttgcgtGTGTGAGACTGAATACTCAAAAACCCCAGTCTACATGTGGTAACTCAGTAAGCAGTCTTTTCTTGGACCGTTAATTAATAAAAAGCATTCTGTGACACCCATCTAGAATAGATAGTGAAGTTTTTATTCTCCTTTGTGTTGTAAGCCTACATTGCGTGTTTATCCTCTTTTCATCCACATATGCagataaaaaatagaaacataaCAGCCATTATAGATTGCAGTTgttatgttagtgtgtgtgttgcctaaATGTTGGGACCATTTTGTCAGCAGCATCAATAGTAGGCTACAAAGTCCATCACCAATCATGGCTTTTCTTTCAGTTCAGCCATGGTTAAAATACTATTGCAACATAGTAGTAGAATAGTCAGATATTCAGACTGAATGTCCATTCTGTCTCCACTCCATTATTCAGTCTGCGATTGTGCTCACCAATTTCTATAGGCGGAGAGATTTGAATCCCACTTACAAATCACTAGACTGCTGTGTCCTGCTGCTGACAGACTTTTCAGTCGACACAGTAGGTGCTTCAGTCAGTTTGCACCACTGCTGCGAGTCATCAGTTAACAGCTTCAGCCACCAATAATCTTCAGTCAGTACCAACTCAGCTTGTTGGTCAGTGGGGTCGTAACAAATGAAAGAGGTTTATATTgccaaaaagcaaatgaaaaacgTGTGAAACTAGTGTGAAACCAGTCTAGTGGTAGAATAGTAGAGGTTGAAACATTTTATAGCCACGGTGCATTCTGGGGAGATGCTGAACCTGCATTTAGTTTATAGATATCACACACATGTAATTTGCTGCTAGAGAGCGCTAGAGAAGTCTAGAACTGTCCAACAAAAAGCCAAAAGAGGGTTGTAATAACATTGTATATTAATTTGTATATTAATGTCACTGCACCACTGAAGAGTTAAGTTGCGCAGAGTTAAGTTATGACATAGTTTCTCTGATGGTGGGATGTTCCCACTGCTTAGTATTCAGTCCCATTACCAATAACACATGGCAATGTAACTACCTCACTGGTTAGGTCTATCTTGGTCACTTGGACAGTCCATACAGCCACTGTGGtctcttatgtttttttttttttttttttttagtgttacatattgctctttttttttttatttttatcttttacaAATGTAATGGGATCAcaataaatatactgtatgttcatATACAGACAAGATCTGAGTTTCTGTTGTGAAAATACAGGTAAATCCATCCAGCTGTAATAGTTTACATGGGACCACTGCTTGAAAAGAGAGATTTTGgtcttatttttattccttGAATACCAGTCACATTATTTTCCTGAGTCTAATAGCTTGTAGCTATCTGACTCACGTTTTTGTCGCAAGACGCAGGAATCTTTTTCCTCCACTGTGTTTGGTGAAAATATTAGCAGACCTTTTAAAAACCTTCTTGTCCAGTAACTCTTACTCCACAGTAGGAAAATGAAGTGTAATAatgttgtttgacattttttgcagtatctgtctctgcttttttacattttagcttTGACTGTTTGATCTGTTGATTTATAACCATGAATAGAGGCATCTGAGGGAGAACTGTAAAatagaaaaagggagaaaagtaTGGTGTTTCTCTTGTTTGGTGTGCTAAATGATCAAAAATACAGGCTTTAGGACCAAAAATGTCCAGTCAGTCAGTTCAACCCAACAAAAGTGATAACTCCTGCTGACTGATTAACAACTGGTTAACAGTCTTACATTTGTCAGCTGTCCCCATTATGAACCTGGAAATAGTTTCTTtcttatgtctgtctgtctgttatttTCTAAGGAATGGATGCAAATCTAGTAGGGTTGCAGACAAGCCCTCAAATAGGCCTTTCTGCAAACAAGTAACTCTTTATGAccaactgcaaaaataaatagcaTTCGCTGTAGGACTACTCCTCCAAGGTGGCCTTGCTACtcaaaggaccatcccagtgattttgtatgtttagcctaatatctacaaaatgtatatatttccGCTTATCTTcttccaaagcaagcagtcatgttTTTGTATTCTGTCAGCAATAttacattagttttcctaaaagcagcagcactgtccCTCCACCGGAAagtagtccccagggaaatgtttgctttgtgcAGCAAATCATCAGCTCAGCTGACAATGACAACCATATACTGTGGGTGTGAAATCTTTTGCagccctgcatgatttgcagaataatttgttgcaatgtaaaatgcaggtgaattgtagtaaacaggccaaatattcaaaatcactgatgtgGTCCTTTAAATGATACTGATGCTTTGATATGTTGTATGAACTTCTATCatctgttttgacaaaaaaatgcatgttaattCATGTACCCAGGGAAATGATTACTTTGCAAATTACCAGTTCAGTGGCTAATGAATGATGATGTTGTGTAACATAATGATgtggatgtttcaaccaaaaatttatatcaaatcaaatcaagtaaAAATCTTCTTACTAAACCCCAtagtataagaaaaaaaaattccaagtttttttcatgttctgacTTTACAGTCtcagaatttttaatttttttttctcataaatttcctGGAAAATTACCATTTAAATCTCCAACTTTAATCTCCAACtcttacaactttaatcttggtaattctgagttttttctcataacatacccccccacccacccaccctccgCTCAGTATTTCTTTTTCGCCCTAcaacgttgttgttgttgttgttgttgttgttttttttaattatgttattGAGTTATCTTGATAAGTGTAGTTGGGTTAAGTGTAGCGCTCCGGTTATTTGGTACAGATTAATtgaattttttaatgtttttaatgtttcatgCCCATTTGGCTCTAGACCTGACAGTCTAACCATCTTGGTGAAATAAGCTTTGTTATTTACTTGACTGACTGTACATGGAGGGATGCTTTTAGTGTGTCAGTGCCTAGCAGCAGATACGTTGTTTTACTTTGGTTTGATGTTCAGATGTTTGATGTCAATAACAGCTTtctttttaaaagctttttttgccctgctgtgggctaattaaacagaaaaaatgaatgaacttcTTTATTGCTTTGTCCTTTTTGCCTCAGCAAATGTCCATTTACAATCCTGGACAATGCGAAATGTGGGTTAATTGTAGTAAaaggccaaatattcaaaatcactgatgtgGTCCATTTAATGATACCAATGCTttgatattttttatgaacATGTATTGTCTGTTTTAGACAAAAGGGCATATTAATTCATGTCACTTTATATCAGTTGAGCAAAGTCAATGAAAAATAGATAAAGAGTAAAGACTGTGGCCATTATTTCTTAAATTGGTATAAATTTTCTCATGAAGGGACTCAACAGAAGATGTAGCCAAGCATGTGGTTTAATAAGTGATGGGCCAACAAGAGAAGCAGGACAGAAATTCAAACATTTGTAAATGAGTGTAATAAGcatgcaaatatacattaagCGTAATCTAACCTAGGACCATAGGCGTATGGCACCTATCCCGTAATGCCATGTGCAGGTCTTTACTGTGCACAGCTGAACTGTCTAATACACAAGTTAAACAGAGCATTCTGTTTTAGGATAGATTTCTACTTGGAAAAGCAAACTATTCTCAGATTACAActtctttttctcacacacttttATCTCTATAGAGCATATTCACTTTATTCCCTGAGCATAAGCGTGAGAGCATTAGACCTACAGAATTCACATTACAGGGCCTTATAAGCGTGCTCCTACACAGAATGAGAGGACACTGAAAATCTGATACAACCTGCTGCAGTAAGGCTGACGTGGATTCAAAGCAGAGACTAATATACAGTACAACCCTGCCTGGCAAGATCAGTACAGTGATGAGTGATCAATACCAGGCCAGTTCATGAGGCCTGATAGTGCTGGAAAACATTTACATATGTTTCCCAGTGAGGACAGAAAAGCCTGAAAAACCTATTTCAGGTGTCAAGGAGGATAACCGTCAGTTTAATTCTAATGAAAAAatagttctttaaaaaaaattcatcatATGTCCATAATGGCATTAAAATGGCAATAGTATCTTCTGTAAAAATGCTGTCAGAAGTAGGCTGCTAAAGTTCAATGGGGTGCTGATGTCATTGCAACAGAACACTAAAGTCTCTATGAAATGACcccacatgacttctacttcttTTAAGACAGAATCTCATAATTAGTGACATCATTCTGCAATAGTGGGTctgaattaaaatttcaaatctTTAAACACCCTCTCGCATTCACCTGTcctgtcaaataaaactgtttctcccccaaactgatatcctgttggtttacacttgtgaatgatcctttcctgggagagagacaattttatttgaagggatggGGATTTTACCAACTTGCATCCATGCTACTTCTTCTTGTGCTCCACTATAATATAGCTCTGTGCCAAGTGCTcatcctctccccctcctctttccccatctctttcatgtcttttttctccttcccatCCCACTATGCCAGCTCCTCCTTTACAGGTTTGACAGTCTGATACATTGCAGATGGTTTGCAGTGAGGGGTGACACAATGTGggctgcttctgctgcttcaAAATCCCTCCATCCAGCTGAGAGGTGCCATGGCCTAGTAGCACTTGAGGTGGATTCTCCTCCACTGTGTTTCTCAACTTATGCAGaacctgcacctcctcctcatcaccttCATTTGCCTCCTTCTCTTGCTTCCTCATCTCCtcatctcttttttcttcctcttgtttgcccctgtcctctcctgtgCCCAGCACACTGAGCTGCCCCATCCTCTCTGCTAACTTATTCAGCTCCTGTTCTTCCTCCATGGATGTCAGAGAGGGAGCCTCTGCTCTGGGTGGTGTGGTATTTTGCAGGCCTGTGAAGATATTTCACATTTAGATTGTAAGGTGCAGCTTGTTTTGGCATAGCATGTatgcagggttagggttagcataAAGGTAATCCTTTGAAAGCAAATTCACAaggtttatttatatataagtattacatattaaaaatgaaaccatTAAACCATtaaattgcacaaaaaagtacaaaagtaaGTATATCTTAAATCAAAGAAAATCAACATGTTTATAATCTGtttataattattgtaattatgtatttaaatttttttttttaaattatgataAAATTGCCATaacattacacacaaaaaactacaactactttaaaaaaattagAACAATTAGAAggaaattagtttaaaaaaatactattactaaattgttaaatttcaagtaaattatatttgtaattattataatttcatAATTAAATGGAATACGATTATGAAAAGAATATtatattatgaaaaaataaatgagtaaaattacagaaaaaaagaaaattaccaaataaTTCCCCCAAAATtagaaataacatgaaaaaaattaaatgaattttgttcagaaggtgaaataaaacaaaggccTGTCCATGGTCTCCTGGCTTTCAAACGATTtcaaatactgtatgttttgaACCACACAGAACATATATGCATGGAATAACACAGTGCATCTCCATCATATATCATGTGTGGTACCAGGACTTCGTTTCATAATTGATGTGAAATTTCTACCTTAGAAGGTGCAATAAAATGTactgacaatgacaatgacaacaaaTGTCCAGGAACTGATATTTCTGGCTGTTATAATTGGAAAGTAAACAgtgtagagagacaggaaagacctAGAAAGAGGGGGGGGTCACAAGTATTTTGGGTTGATTTTTGCAAGAGGCAAAGCAAGACACAAGAAGCTTTGCAGTGAGCAGTGAATGAGCTTTTGGTCAGAACTGATCGgaataaactgtaaaatagTTTCCCCGTTTCTttaaacatttctttaaaaaaaataatgataatatttaaCTTAAACAGGAGCTGGCGAAGTGGGATGGGAAGGACTAAAAAGGCATGAAAGAGatggggacagagggagagacagagaagggaaagaggaaggcGAGAGGATAAGCACTTAGAACAGAGCTATGTCATAGTAGAGCACAGGAAGAAGTAATGTGCATGCAAGTTGGTAAAGTTgttaaaggggtagttcacttgttttgcagtgtgataatattttatttcCCCCCTTGTCCCCCTAACCTCTGTACTTAATGTATCACTCCGCGCCAGAAgagcagtagccaccacagagacagaagtcgATTGCTTAAGTTAGCTACTGTTTGGTTTCTTCATTAAACACATGTACGCATATTGGAAGACAAAAGTTTCAATTTCTCCAGAGTACTAAAGGATAGCTGGCAAGTTatgttgtggctagcttctttTCCCCACTCTCACATGTTTCATGTATctttcaggcacctgccagcGACCATCCCAGAGAGAGTAACAGAATACATGTGGCATGTGGCCCATGTAGGGATTACGTATTAAAAATAAAGGCTACATGAAACTGTAATTCCTTAAAGTTACAGTTTAAATGAGGGTAATCAGACTATaccacttttttaaaatatctggATTTTTGTGGACATTAGTAGCAAACTGTGGATCACTGCCTCCACATCATGACAGTGCTAGTAATGAGTGGACTTCAGTTATATCCACAGAGTTCGCAGATAATCCACAGATCGGGCGTGCCGTATCATAAAATGTAACATGATGATTAATACCAGATGGGTTGCAGTTGGTGAAACAATACATCATTGAGGAAACTGTTAATTACATTCGAAAATGTGAACATATTTTAAGGTTACTTGCAGCGATTCCCCAGTAGCAGGTGGGTTTCAGGAGgaaacactgtgtgtgcataatTCTGCACGAGGCACAGTGGTAACTTCATTGATTGAAATCTCCATACGCTGACAGGATGGGTCAGGATCTAATGGTATTTAATGCTCTATGTTCTTACACATCTGTGAGGTCGCAAAAATTATTTCcctgaactgtccctttaagtgaAACTGCTTGAAGGAGTCCTTGCTCTTTACCTGCTGCAGTCTGGTAGTCTGTCCAGGGAGGAGGCTCTGCTGTGGGGTGTGGCTGCCTCGGGCTCGGGTCAGGCCTTGTTCCAGCTCTCAGTGTGATGTGCATGGAGATGGCCTGAGGACCACTGACACCATCCTCAGCTCTGCCTCCGTCACTACTACTGTGAATGCTGCCTCCCTTGGTAGAAATGTTGTTAAAACCTTTATTATCACTACAAACACCACTGTTGCtattgttactactactactactgcttctactgtcactgtcaactATATCACATGGTTTGCTGCAATCGCTTTTACTGCCAATAGCAGCACTTTTATTATAATCACTGTATACTAAGGTGCCAGCTTTACTGCTGTTAGCATCATTATTTTTGCTGGTAATTTGAAGAGCTTTTGTGCTATCCCTGCTGTTACttgctctttgtgttttatccTGTATCAAAGGGCGCCCCCTGATGGCCAGGTCAGGGTAGTTCCTATGCATTTCTATGATGGATTTGTCCTCACTGTAGTGGTTTTGCAGAGGCTTTGGCTGAGGTTTGACAGCAGGTGTGGCCTCCAAGGAGAGAGGTAACTGTAAAAATAAGAGAAGAACAATCATTGTTTGTAGTAAACAAACAAGATCCTATGAGAAATGTGTTCATGGAGGCACGACCTTGATGGAATGTTTGATTGTGTTGAAGGTTAGCAAGAGCCTGCAGCAGAGTGATACATTTCTCCTCACTAAAGCTAGCAGTGCAATTGTGAGCATCagcaagagacaaaaagaaagacaaaaacaaacaagaaaagctgCCCCCCACCCATGGATGGCTACTTTTAACATGTATCTCAGTATTTCAGGAACACTGTCATTGTAAATGCTCTCACCCACATAGATCATTATTTACTATCATCTCATCTAGCTGCTCCTTTCCAGATCACAGATACTGGGTCCATAATTCCAAGCAAGATGTAAGAAATGTTGGGCAACCAGCCACAACATTTGTTACATCTTTCAACAGTTCTTACATCTAACATTTCCCaactagagaaaaaaaacatgtaggtttctgatttttcttttgacATTGTGATTTCATCTTGGATGAAATTTGGCATGAACTCATTTGAAGGCCTAACTAATCAATCAACCAATGACATCTTGTTTGTTGTGCTGAGCATTACAGAGCACAATGTCATTTACCTGTGTAGATCAAACCTAACCAAATCTAACCAAAAGCATATTTAAAAAACCtttgcagtgaaaacagtgGCTATACCTGACTCACAATTTCTAGAGCTGACTCAGAGTCTGCATTTTAATACGATGATTCAATGATTCATACAtccccctgacacacacatacatatgtctGTGCGCGCCATTCCTCAGCTCTGATGGTATCCATTTAGTTTTGGTCAGTGGTCCTCATTTCTCCTCCACCAGCTCAGTGGTTGGCATCAGTTTTCATTTGGTACTGCAGGTAcatgtgttgcatgtgttttcatgaTGATTATGGGCAGAGAGGCTGTCAGAGTAGCTTCAGTGCTGTCCTCTATGCCTATGTTTTTGGATGCAAAtggaatatttcacattttggatGGTTATTTTGTCTTATTGGTGAAGGTTAGGGCTAGGTTTAAGTTGGCTTaaattagggaaaggctgtagaggaCAAATGTTAGTCAGTTAGTTTGTTCCATCACTATCCTTGGAAAGGAAAACTAGCATCCTCTGCAATTCTCTGATTAATTAGTTCAAATGATTGTGCGTCAACCAGGTCTAAAAGGatataaaacataatgtttttCCATACCCTATTGCAGAATATTACCAGTAtgtcttgtgttgttttcatattgcaatgaaaaataaatgtattaccaaaaaacaaaaaacaaacaaacaaaaaaaaaacataacatgctGATACTCAGGTCAGTTCTGAAGGATAATTCGAGTTGTTGACTTTAAGGGGGCAACCTAAGTgccaagtgtttttgtttttggctttattagattttatttctgCTGACGTTAGGTGGATGCTCAGAATCTCATGCTACAGTCTGAGGGAAATCTACATAAATGTATGATCATATATTGGCCAATTTGGAGAACACTGATTGAGCCATTTGGAATGAAAACTGGCTGATTTAAACAAGTGGCTGATTTATTGGGCACCCATATTAAGAAGTTGTATGTTGGTATGAAGCACTAACAAAAGCATTGTACATACCTGTGAGCTCTTGTCCTGCTTGTTCACTTCCAagtcctcctccttctcttgaTGAACCAGACTTATGGAAAACTccccatctttttttctctcttcttccttcttcttcatctcctcctcttcctcatgcCCAACAGTCATTTTTTCTACAGGTTCCATTTTGTGCTGCCCTGCTCTCCTCTGGAGAAACTCACTCCATTCCTACAGtacaaaattacaacaattacATAGCAACTAGTTAACAAGAACAAGACTGAATGACCTGACTCTTGACAATGACCCTTCACCCTGTCGTTTGACCTTCAATCAGTCATTCATGCGTTTTCTCTACTGAGCTATCATTATCAGGGTTATGAGGGTCTGGGGCCTAATCCTGCATGCACTGAGTATGAGGCAGGGTAACACCCTGCACTGGTTTCCAGTGGTGTTTGGCTGTCTGTGGCACATGGTTGGAGGACCCTGATCTCTGGGATTACCTGCAATCCTGGTTGATTTTGCTCCAGAAACTCTAGCAGGCTGCGGCATTCCACCCTGGCCAACAACAGCTCAAAGCCCACCAACATAGCTGTGTTTGGGTTAGCATCCTCCCGGAGTCTGTACTGGCTGACATACCtggaacagagcagagcagagcaacaCAGAATTTGATAATGTTCCCCAAGCACATCAGTTGAACACCCATGTGAATGACAAATAAATGGCATCCAGCAACAGAATAATATCACATAAACTGCATGAGGATGGTCAAGTCAGAGCTGACCTGCAATTTTTCATACAGCCTATAGAAAATGATATGGCAGTCAATACAATGGAGTCTTTGATTCTGTCAGTGTCCCATTACCCAGAAGTATACAACACAACCACATTACTTCTCATTCATATCAACggtcatttttatgtgtaccATTGCCATGGTACTTGGCTAACTTCCATAAAAACGTAATCTGGGAAAGTGGCTGACTCCGTGAGGTGAGATCTTGCACTAAGGACCAAAGCAGTGGAAAGACATTTTGCCTTTCAACTAAGGTCTATCTGTTTCTAGCTGTGTCTTAGCTGTCTAAAGTCCACAAACACTTTTTTCTGCTAAAGCTGGCTAAACTGTGATGGTTTGTAGCATTTAAAGATTCATATTAATCAAAAGGTTTGTCTGATGATGCTTACCTGCTAGGTTTACTAGTTTGCAGATGCTGACTGCAGGAACAAACAggaaaagcacaaacacatacaaacacatgcactgtATGAGAGCATCTAACACACTGTGCTGATGAATTTATGAATGTACTGTTtgtatacactaccagtcaaaggtttggacacaccttctcattcaatgtttttttacaTGCTGTAGATACATGCTGAAGACATCAactatatgaagcaagatatatggaattatgtagcaaagaaaaaaatgttaaaaaactctaaatatgttttatattttagattcctcaaagcagccaccctttgctttgttgtcagcgctgcaaacccttggcattctctcgatgagcttcaagaggtagtcacctgagatggttttcacttcacaggtgtgccttatcagggttaattagtggaatttcttgctttatcaatggggttgggaccatcagttgtgttgtgcagaagtcaggttactacacagccgacagccctattggacaactgttaaaattcatattatggcaagaaccaatcagctaactaaagaaaaacaagtggccatcattactttaagaaatgaaggtcagtcagtccggaaaattgcaaaaactttaaatgtgtccccaagtggagtcgcaaaaaccatcaagcactacaacgaaactggcacacatgaggactgacccaggaaaggaagacgaTGGGATCTAGTTTTGCAGACCGGGCGAGGCGGGGGGCGCAGTGCacctgcgcttcgccaactgggtgtggccacgtggattttgcaagtttggcacgccgtgcgcgcTGGCGCTAGTACTCCGCTGTCCCTCCTACGGCAGCAGGggggagagaaggcgtggagtgggtttgacacagctgattcactttaaTTACGCCTCCGCGCAGCGAAGGTgtatgtgacgggacagtcgatatggagataaattgtgacgggacagtcgatatggagataaattgtgacgggacagtcgatatggagataaattgtgacgggacagtcgatatggagataaattgtgacgggacagtcgatatggagataaatttatgtgctaaTTGAGACTATAGTGGCCATTTATCAAAGAAAAtctcaaaacaaactcaatcaAACTTACAAATAAAGGGTCACTATGGCACCATGGGCATGATTTACGCAGGCAAAAGAGTCCACTGTCCATTCTGAGTTTCCATgttttaaatggtttatttcacaaggcaagcaaacaaacagagaacaaAGGAATCCTGCTCTCTCACTCAGGGAAAAAACCAAACGCCCACCCTGGTGCATACTGGTCCTATACCTGCCCATACTTATAGCCTTCGTGCCCAGTGTTAACAAACCCAGAATACACAAAATGGTTCTACAAACTGAATAtggcaaacaaaacaacaaaacataaactaaacaaataataaacaaaagaaaaaatatgtgatCAAATCTAACCAAAATAAAGCAATTAtctaaaataatcaaacaatacTCATGGCTCCTAcagagatagtagcattgaatagtgttttttgccagtatttattgcattgttaatgtgacaTTCTGGACCcgtgcctgtgaggttttggtgacatgtgCGCACTGTGcaccggtcagccaaacttccactacaccagctGCGCTCCTgcctgcgctgaaagtagacctgccctgcgttccaaatcacagacttatactttttacttttagtatgtactgcagctgcccttacaaagtatgtagtttagtatgaaatatgcatgcgaaTGCAtcctattgggacacactacatacatcgtccctgacctccgaccctcttgctcacttcctcctccgtccgtagTGCCACATTTAAATGTCCTCCTCtggtccctcagtgctcagccatatttgattttatctttgggttgggttggggtgggctggAGTGTGATGGGGTGTATGCCtggggtgtatgcatgtgtgaaatatgttgtatttgtgtgtgtgtgtgcgcgtgtgtgagtgcatatgagggggtgggggattggGGGTGTATGTtgtttaatgtaaagcactttgtgttgcatttcttttatgtatgaaaggtgctatataaataaagtttgatttgatttgattagtgtatatatatatatatatatatatatatatatatatatatatatacttgcttgttggttttgtttcttCCCTTTAAGCATCTGATTCTGTTGTGATATATAATTGTCAAAAAAGGCACAAACTAAAGTGTTTGTAAGTTTTCTGTAAATCCTCTGTCTGACAGTGaaaaagcaaaattcaaaaaaaaaaaa is a genomic window of Myripristis murdjan chromosome 15, fMyrMur1.1, whole genome shotgun sequence containing:
- the LOC115372975 gene encoding uncharacterized protein LOC115372975 isoform X4, whose protein sequence is MRSQHLQTSKPSRYVSQYRLREDANPNTAMLVGFELLLARVECRSLLEFLEQNQPGLQEWSEFLQRRAGQHKMEPVEKMTVGHEEEEEMKKKEEERKKDGEFSISLVHQEKEEDLEVNKQDKSSQLPLSLEATPAVKPQPKPLQNHYSEDKSIIEMHRNYPDLAIRGRPLIQDKTQRASNSRDSTKALQITSKNNDANSSKAGTLVYSDYNKSAAIGSKSDCSKPCDIVDSDSRSSSSSSNNSNSGVCSDNKGFNNISTKGGSIHSSSDGGRAEDGVSGPQAISMHITLRAGTRPDPSPRQPHPTAEPPPWTDYQTAAGLQNTTPPRAEAPSLTSMEEEQELNKLAERMGQLSVLGTGEDRGKQEEEKRDEEMRKQEKEANEGDEEEVQVLHKLRNTVEENPPQVLLGHGTSQLDGGILKQQKQPTLCHPSLQTICNVSDCQTCKGGAGIVGWEGEKRHERDGERGGGEDEHLAQSYIIVEHKKK
- the LOC115372975 gene encoding uncharacterized protein LOC115372975 isoform X1, translating into MKDGAAAEKQTMVSRQDIFEEYVSYYRQAGSTELPQGSDAQVGMKAAQFLLREPEPRERFTSFPFYQIVMEGGEALGRDWTKHLAAFMKASEFLERLCVNLFLQPWKKEFKTLKTFTGPFVYHLLPVLTTSTIDSVLASIGYLPHTDTQLRYVSQYRLREDANPNTAMLVGFELLLARVECRSLLEFLEQNQPGLQEWSEFLQRRAGQHKMEPVEKMTVGHEEEEEMKKKEEERKKDGEFSISLVHQEKEEDLEVNKQDKSSQLPLSLEATPAVKPQPKPLQNHYSEDKSIIEMHRNYPDLAIRGRPLIQDKTQRASNSRDSTKALQITSKNNDANSSKAGTLVYSDYNKSAAIGSKSDCSKPCDIVDSDSRSSSSSSNNSNSGVCSDNKGFNNISTKGGSIHSSSDGGRAEDGVSGPQAISMHITLRAGTRPDPSPRQPHPTAEPPPWTDYQTAAGLQNTTPPRAEAPSLTSMEEEQELNKLAERMGQLSVLGTGEDRGKQEEEKRDEEMRKQEKEANEGDEEEVQVLHKLRNTVEENPPQVLLGHGTSQLDGGILKQQKQPTLCHPSLQTICNVSDCQTCKGGAGIVGWEGEKRHERDGERGGGEDEHLAQSYIIVEHKKK
- the LOC115372975 gene encoding uncharacterized protein LOC115372975 isoform X3, whose amino-acid sequence is MEGGEALGRDWTKHLAAFMKASEFLERLCVNLFLQPWKKEFKTLKTFTGPFVYHLLPVLTTSTIDSVLASIGYLPHTDTQLRYVSQYRLREDANPNTAMLVGFELLLARVECRSLLEFLEQNQPGLQEWSEFLQRRAGQHKMEPVEKMTVGHEEEEEMKKKEEERKKDGEFSISLVHQEKEEDLEVNKQDKSSQLPLSLEATPAVKPQPKPLQNHYSEDKSIIEMHRNYPDLAIRGRPLIQDKTQRASNSRDSTKALQITSKNNDANSSKAGTLVYSDYNKSAAIGSKSDCSKPCDIVDSDSRSSSSSSNNSNSGVCSDNKGFNNISTKGGSIHSSSDGGRAEDGVSGPQAISMHITLRAGTRPDPSPRQPHPTAEPPPWTDYQTAAGLQNTTPPRAEAPSLTSMEEEQELNKLAERMGQLSVLGTGEDRGKQEEEKRDEEMRKQEKEANEGDEEEVQVLHKLRNTVEENPPQVLLGHGTSQLDGGILKQQKQPTLCHPSLQTICNVSDCQTCKGGAGIVGWEGEKRHERDGERGGGEDEHLAQSYIIVEHKKK
- the LOC115372975 gene encoding uncharacterized protein LOC115372975 isoform X2 is translated as MKDGAAAEKQTMVSRQDIFEEYVSYYRQAGSTELPQGSDAQIVMEGGEALGRDWTKHLAAFMKASEFLERLCVNLFLQPWKKEFKTLKTFTGPFVYHLLPVLTTSTIDSVLASIGYLPHTDTQLRYVSQYRLREDANPNTAMLVGFELLLARVECRSLLEFLEQNQPGLQEWSEFLQRRAGQHKMEPVEKMTVGHEEEEEMKKKEEERKKDGEFSISLVHQEKEEDLEVNKQDKSSQLPLSLEATPAVKPQPKPLQNHYSEDKSIIEMHRNYPDLAIRGRPLIQDKTQRASNSRDSTKALQITSKNNDANSSKAGTLVYSDYNKSAAIGSKSDCSKPCDIVDSDSRSSSSSSNNSNSGVCSDNKGFNNISTKGGSIHSSSDGGRAEDGVSGPQAISMHITLRAGTRPDPSPRQPHPTAEPPPWTDYQTAAGLQNTTPPRAEAPSLTSMEEEQELNKLAERMGQLSVLGTGEDRGKQEEEKRDEEMRKQEKEANEGDEEEVQVLHKLRNTVEENPPQVLLGHGTSQLDGGILKQQKQPTLCHPSLQTICNVSDCQTCKGGAGIVGWEGEKRHERDGERGGGEDEHLAQSYIIVEHKKK